The Corynebacterium felinum DNA segment AAACTCCACGTCAGTATTATCCGCCGAGCGCTCCTACTGGGGCTAAGGCGTTGCGACGGCGTGGTTTCCGTTTGCGCCCACGTGGCTGCTTGGGGGGTGTGGGCATGCTGGTGTTGGTTGTTCTTGTGCTCAGTCTTGCGGGCACGTTGTGGTTGGATAGCCGGTTGAATCGTGTGCAGGCTTCCCCACAGGTGCGGATTGCTGATACTGCGGGGACGAACTGGTTGTTGGTGGGTTCGGATTCCCGTGAGGGGATGAGTGAGGAGGATGTGCAGCGTCTGGGTACTGGTGGGGATATTGGTTCGCGCCGTACCGATACGATCATGGTGCTGCATATTCCGTTGACGGGCCAGTCGACGTTGGTGTCTTTGCCGCGTGATTCTTATGTGGAGATCCCTGGGTTTGGGATGAATAAGATCAATGCTGCTTTTACTTTTGGTGGGGCCCCACTGTTGACGCAGACGGTGGAGCAGGCCACTGGTTTGTCTATTGATCACTATGCCGAGATTGGCATGGGTGGTTTGGCGAATGTGGTTGATGCCGTGGGTGGTATTCAGATTTGCCCTGATCAGCCTATTGATGATCCTTTGGCGAATTTGAATATTCAGGCTGGCTGCCAGCAGGCTGATGGTCCTACTGCGTTGGGTTATGTGCGCACTCGTGCTACTGCCTTGGGTGATCTTGATCGTGTGCAGCGCCAGCGCGAGTTCTTCTCCGCTTTGGTTGATAAGGCTTCGAGTACGTCGACGTTTGTTAATCCGTTGCGGGCGTTGCCCACGATCAACGCGGTGGCGGGTAGTTTCACTGTGGGTGAGCGTGACCATGTGTGGAATTTGATGCGTGTGGCACTTGCGATGCGCGGCGGTATGAAGACTGAGACTGTGCCGTATGCTGGTTTCGCTGATTATGATGTCGGAAACGTCGTGATCTGGGATGAGCAGGGTGCCCAAGCGCTGTTTGATTCTTTGCGTTAACGAGGTTTTCTACTCGTCATGTGGTGGGCAGTCTTGCCTGCACATTATTCAAGGGCTGGTGGCAACGCCAGCCCTTGAACTGTGTGCCGACTCAAAGAAAAGCGATTGATTCAAAAATAAGAGTGAGAGTTTCAGTACGATAGCCGAAAAATGACCTGCGGTTTTATAAGTAGCATGTGCTCTATCTCTCACTGTTAGCTTTTACTGCGGGGTGAACGAGTGCTGAATGCACAAGTCATCCCCGCTCATAGCCAGCCGCTTCGGTCATGTGTGCACTTGTTACTTCCGCCAGTGGAATCCACTGGCGCTTTGCGTTCGCGGAGCCAGGTTCGAGGTGGACTATGACCTTCACCCAGGAAAAATCGGGTATTTCGGCAAGCTTGAGGCCAGGATCTACTAGTTCCACCTCGAAGGTTCGGGCGTCTGCTGCGCAGCAGATCACGGATACGCGCGAAAGATAGACGCCTTGGTCGGTGCTACGTATTTGCCCGTGGAGTGTGATTTCGCGCCCTACAAGACGATTATCGGCAGGTTCGCCTGCGCGCACCACCGCTTCCCGCAGTGAGATTTCCGGCACCCCGGGTGGAAGATCGGGCACAAGATCGGTGCCAACATAACTCACGCGGGTGCTGTGGTTGGCTTGTTGTACCTGTGTGGTGTTCAGAGCCACGGGCGAAAACCCAACGATGATGAGCGCAAGCAGCCCGATTGCTAGTGGGCTCAGGGGTGAGCTTTTCTCCCCGCAACCGCAGCTGGTTGCACACGTTGGCCTTTCTGCGATGCTCACGGTCATGGCTGCGAGCACCACCAAGACTGCACCCAGGCTGAGCACCACACTGGTCGGAAGTGTCACCCAGGCGAGGTGATCCCCGCGCAACCCGGCGCGAATCAGGCCCCCGCCTACAACGGCGAGTAGGAGTCCTGTGAGGAAGTTTTTCACCGCAGCCACCCCCACAGCAGCGCGATGACGAGAGTTGCGAGAATACCGCCGCCGAATCCGGCTACAGCTACTAGTCGTGCGGGTTTAGGTCCTAAGATTCCTGCCATCATGCTAAAGAGTTTTACGTCGATGATCGGCCCTACGGTGAGGAAGGATAGTGCGGCGGCGGGGTGTAGGTTGATCAAGGAGGCGGCCACGAAGGCGTCGCCAAGCGAGCACAGTGAGACGATCACCGCGATCACAGCCATCACCACAACCCCAAGCAGCAGGTGTTCGGCGAGCATGTCTGTTGCTTGGCGTGGCAGCAACGCGCTGCCGATCGCGGCAATCAGCCCGCCGATCACAAGGAAGGTGAGCGCGGACACGGCGTCGTGACGCACGAGTGCACACCAGCCATACACACTCCGGTCAACCGTGTCGTGCTGCTGCGTATCAGCAAGCTGGGCAAAACTCTTTTTACCCCACAGCGCAACGCTTAACCCCACCCCCAGCGAAGCCAACAGTCCCGCAGCTAAGCGTGCCGACGCCATCTCCCAGCCCCCAAACGCCACAAACGTCGCCCCCACAACGAGTGGATTAACAGAAGGGGCAGCCACCATGAATGTCATCGCCGTCGCTGGGGCCACACCGGATGCAATCATGCGGCGAGCCAAAAACACCGAGGAACACTCGCAACTAGGAACCAACATGCCCGCCACCGCAGCCGCCCCCACACCCACCACCGGGTGCGAGGGCAACACCTTAGCCCACCGCTGCGGAGTCATCGCCACACCCACAGTGGCTGACGCCAACGAACCCAGCACCACCAGCGGCAAGGCCTGGATACACAAAGCGGCAAAGGTCGTGAGCCCTAGGTGGATGCGCGGGTAATGTGCGTAGATTCCCGCCGCCGCATCAACAAGCGTGGTGGGCAACACCACCACAATAAACGCTGCCAGCAGCACCATCACAAGAATGGGGAGAGGCTGAAAAAACGAACGAATGCCCACCTTCTACTCCTGTCACCCACGCCACAACCTACCACGTGCCCATGGAGGGTGTTTTCTTCGCCCACAACTTTAGTGAAAAGCACCTGCAAACACCGAACTGCACGCACCCTTCACAAGCTATAACCTGCATCTTTAACGCACAAAGCCCCGCGCACCATGCCAAACAACAACATGATGCGCGGGGAACTAGTCGCACTCAAGTAGCAACTTAGGACTGTGCGTTTTTGCGCTCAACCCAGAACTCAGCATTCTTAATGCCCAAAGCTTCTGGATCGAATTCAGGGTCCTTACCGGCCTTCTTCTGCTTGTGGTAATCCCACAGTGCCTTGTGAGCCGGAATCTGCAGGAACAAAATGGCCACAATGTTCAGCCACGCGGTCGCACCCACACCGATATCACCCAACGCCCACGCGGTACCTGGGGTAGTAGTTGCACCCACTACCACCGAAATCACG contains these protein-coding regions:
- a CDS encoding LCP family protein, with protein sequence MGSNRGDEFLRDKEGKLITDRFGRPIRRRSASSSRSDIPPRSARTPRDGSVGGSARPSQGLVDPARGGGGVGSSRAGASMQHTRFDIPAQPSASPQSQAPRPTRIPRSSQAGSHVAGQTPRQYYPPSAPTGAKALRRRGFRLRPRGCLGGVGMLVLVVLVLSLAGTLWLDSRLNRVQASPQVRIADTAGTNWLLVGSDSREGMSEEDVQRLGTGGDIGSRRTDTIMVLHIPLTGQSTLVSLPRDSYVEIPGFGMNKINAAFTFGGAPLLTQTVEQATGLSIDHYAEIGMGGLANVVDAVGGIQICPDQPIDDPLANLNIQAGCQQADGPTALGYVRTRATALGDLDRVQRQREFFSALVDKASSTSTFVNPLRALPTINAVAGSFTVGERDHVWNLMRVALAMRGGMKTETVPYAGFADYDVGNVVIWDEQGAQALFDSLR
- a CDS encoding permease — protein: MGIRSFFQPLPILVMVLLAAFIVVVLPTTLVDAAAGIYAHYPRIHLGLTTFAALCIQALPLVVLGSLASATVGVAMTPQRWAKVLPSHPVVGVGAAAVAGMLVPSCECSSVFLARRMIASGVAPATAMTFMVAAPSVNPLVVGATFVAFGGWEMASARLAAGLLASLGVGLSVALWGKKSFAQLADTQQHDTVDRSVYGWCALVRHDAVSALTFLVIGGLIAAIGSALLPRQATDMLAEHLLLGVVVMAVIAVIVSLCSLGDAFVAASLINLHPAAALSFLTVGPIIDVKLFSMMAGILGPKPARLVAVAGFGGGILATLVIALLWGWLR